ATCTGAATATTATTGACTATCTCTATACTATCGGATAAGAATTATCAGGGGCCAGTGTTACGTGATTCATCCCGACCTACACCACTATGTCCGGAGTAACCTCGGTCTTCAGGGCCAGTAGGTGGAGTATTTATGATAGTTAGATAGAAAGACATATTGCAGAACGCTATCGTTCTATCGAAGCTCACTCTACTACATATATAACAGATATATTACGGTCAGTACCACTCCGTCCGCTGTTCTGCCTCTGTCAGAAGCCGATCGGTTGTAGAGCGGACCGCGTACGATTCTTCCGTACACTGTTCAGTTGTTCCCGGTTCTGAGACTATCGTCGAGTTCGGGACCGAACGGGGAACACTTCGATAAAGGTGTGTCTGGTTTCTCAGTAATTGAAAAACCGCTAATAGACGAAATCGTCACTGCTCGAGTGGAAATAGGACGACTATCTACCCATATCCCATAGCCACACATTGCTATATTTCCGTCTCTCAGCGGTTATTAGCCGATATCACACATCGATAGAGGTGTGTGTAGTACTGAGAAAACACATCGATAGAGGTGCCCGCCAGACCAAACGATGTTACAGCGATAGCGAGGCGAAATCCCACAGCTGTAGCCGTCGGAGGATGTCACGTCTCGTTTCGAACCTGTGCATTGACGACGCTCGTCACCTCTTCCGATGAGACGATGCCGATACGGGAATCTTCTCGAAGCGTTTCGAGGATCGTTCCGGGCCGTTCGCCGAACTGGAACTCGAGGAACATTCCGGAACTCGGTCCGTGGCTCCGGCGTTCGAAGTCGACGAGCGAGTACGTCGTCATCTCTTTCATCTTGTTGACGTAGGTCTCCTGGTGATACTGTTCGGCATCGATCGCGTCCGTGAGGAACTGATATACTCTGTATCCGGTCGTACTGCGAGCGGATTCGTCGTCGGTCTCAGACGCCACTGCTGCCGTCGCATAGAGACACAATTTCTTCTGCGTACTGATACCGCGGACGACTTCGAGGACCCGGTTCTTCTCGACCTTGTCCTGCGCTTCCCGAACGTGATCTTCACCGACACTTCCGTCACCTTCACGTTCTGCGAGCTCGCCGGCGACGCGCATCAGATCGATCGCCTTCCGAGCATCGCCGTGAGTCTGGGCCGCAAAGGCCGCCGCCAGCGGGATAACGTCCTCGTCGAGAACGTCCTCGTAGAAGGCGTCCCGACGGCGACGGAGGATCGACTGCAGCTGGTTCGCATCGTAGTCGTCGAAATGGACGTCTTCGGGCGTGAACGAACTCAGGGCGCGACTGCCAACTGATTCCATCATTTTCGTATCGTTAGAGATCGCGACGACGGAGACGTGCGCGGTGAGATCGTTCGTCGCACCGGCTCGTGAGAGTTGATAGAGCAGTCGAGAGAACGCCGGTTCTTGTTTGTCTCGCCGCCCGACGAGCATATCGAGTTCGTCGAGGACGAACACCGCTGAATCGAAGTTCTCGTTGACGATACGATAGAGTTCGTCCCACTTTTCTTTCGTCGCGACACCGTGTTTCGGGACTTCGACCGCGACGTCGGCTTCGTCTGCAGCGCGACTCGCTAGTTCGTAGACTGCGACGCCGAGGGTATCGAGATCCTGGCAGTTGACTTCGATCGTTCCGAATCGGATATCGCGCGTCTCACAGATTTTACTGATATTCTTACAGACGGCTTTCGTGATGAGTGACTTCCCAGTCCCTGAGGGGCCGTAGAGAAAGAGATTCGGCGGACGGTTGTCGCCGAGAGCGACACGGAGCATTTTAGTGACTTCTTGGAGCTGCTCGTCGCGGCCGACGATCCGATCTTCTTCGACGATATGGTTCGGATCGAGGAGCGATCGATCGCGAATGAGCCCCTCCTGTTGATCGAACTCCAGCAACATGTCCTCGATCGACTGTGATCCCTCCTCCGACGTCCCCGCCCCATCTCGAGGATCCTCGAAGTCGTCCATACGGTGGCTCATACAGGGGAGGACCAAAAGTGTTGGCCACCTCTATCGATGTGTGACTTCCGGATTAACGGCTGATCCGCCGTAATTTTACGGAATGGGTGCGACAAGCATAGGAATAGAATGAAACGAACGACGAAGTGTTCCAAGGCGAGTCGATTCGACCGAGACGGTTCCGGAGACAGACACCCCTCTATCGATGTGTTTGCGGCCGCGAGGGGAAGGGGGTGATTGACGACCCTCAACGATACTCGACCGATACTAGAACCTCGCTCTCCAGGTATTACGCAGAAGAGGGACTGAAGCGCGCTTTTCCGTTCTCTATTATACTATATTCCTAGACTAGACCTAGACTAGAGACCCCCACACCCCTCTATCGATGTGTTCGATGTGTTTCGACTCGTTCGTATTCCGTTGCTTTCTCACCAACACTGTCTTCGTACTCTCTTACGGACAGAGTTCTCTCTAAACATGCTTCTTACCCCATTCAAAACCCATATTTCAGTAAATCATCTCCTCTCCCTCTACTGGGATCCCGTTCTCCCTCCGTCCCTTTACTACAAAACACATCGATAGAGGGGTGTCTCTGCATCTCGTCTCGTTCTCTCGCTCCCTCGAGTAATAGCGTCGCTACTCCAAACAGATCGATAGAGGTGAGTATTTCAGTTTTCTCTCGGTTCTTTCTCAATCCTCTCTCAGTTTTCTTCCGATTGGTGGCCGCCCCGCTCGAGACGCGGGTGACTTTTGGAAAAACACATCGATAGAGGGGTGTCCAGATCGGTTTCGTCTGTTATTGCTTCTTCTACTGCAGTTCGCTGGTACGATTCATTCACCCTCGCAGTCTCGCACTGGTAGCCCAGCCGATCGTGTGGTGTTACTGGGCTAACTAATCAGCCTAACCGAATAGGCTACTTAGTTGGGAAGGTCCCTGTCCGACAGCGGGCTTGGTCTCTTCACTTGCTGTCAGTTCCGTCACTCCGATTTCGCGAGTAATTCGCCGACGTACTGATCTTCCCACTCTCGACGAGCCTCGAGCTCACGCCGTCCGCGGGCCGTGATCGTGTAGTAATTCGTCCGCTGGTCGAGTTCGCCTTTCTCGACGAGGCCCTTATCGACGACATCGTCGAGGTTCGGATAGAG
This sequence is a window from Natrinema amylolyticum. Protein-coding genes within it:
- a CDS encoding orc1/cdc6 family replication initiation protein yields the protein MDDFEDPRDGAGTSEEGSQSIEDMLLEFDQQEGLIRDRSLLDPNHIVEEDRIVGRDEQLQEVTKMLRVALGDNRPPNLFLYGPSGTGKSLITKAVCKNISKICETRDIRFGTIEVNCQDLDTLGVAVYELASRAADEADVAVEVPKHGVATKEKWDELYRIVNENFDSAVFVLDELDMLVGRRDKQEPAFSRLLYQLSRAGATNDLTAHVSVVAISNDTKMMESVGSRALSSFTPEDVHFDDYDANQLQSILRRRRDAFYEDVLDEDVIPLAAAFAAQTHGDARKAIDLMRVAGELAEREGDGSVGEDHVREAQDKVEKNRVLEVVRGISTQKKLCLYATAAVASETDDESARSTTGYRVYQFLTDAIDAEQYHQETYVNKMKEMTTYSLVDFERRSHGPSSGMFLEFQFGERPGTILETLREDSRIGIVSSEEVTSVVNAQVRNET
- a CDS encoding PadR family transcriptional regulator — its product is MYDLTGFQRDLLYTIAGQDDPHGLAIKEELEKYYEKEIHHGRLYPNLDDVVDKGLVEKGELDQRTNYYTITARGRRELEARREWEDQYVGELLAKSE